In one Pseudomonas sp. SG20056 genomic region, the following are encoded:
- a CDS encoding EAL domain-containing protein: MAHVQLKIVPSTQILLVVDDRPENLVAMQALLEEGDWQLRCVDSGESALQCMLEEDVGLVLLDVQMPHMDGFEVARLMRGNPRTRYTPIIFVSAIAQTQDSVIKGYSTGAVDFMLKPFDPSVLRHKIHALLEHERNRSELLQLTQQLDTARAFNASVLDNAAEGIMVVGEDGRINFANPAMARMLEGSISDLEGSEMLSYLVSPQVTSDWRLSEFYLRWRRGEAYRLHDANLRTLNGGQVPVALSCSPLPRLQHAMVVMALDMSVVRHLHQQLESQAITDALTGLLNRRGFYQALESALSRIERSGQRMAVLYLDLDGFKRINDSLGHDVGDRLLKLVGEQLKASLRSYDSLARIGGDEFTALLDSLEHPEDAARIAEKLIEQVSVRHNLDGIEVTLGASVGIACFPECGQTVEGLLRAADMAMYEAKRTGRQQYRFFSQEMNGRARSRLMLEESLRNAIENDDFVLVYQPQIYLESGRLRGFEALLRWQHRVAGTVAPGVFIPLLEETRLINRLGGWIFQAGIEKCQQLSQQFGNDLVLSLNVSPVQFGMPQLVDDLRRVLEEHQLHPRQLEVEVTESALMQDLETSQEQLRQLRKLGVKIAIDDFGTGYSSLAYLRHFELDTLKIDRLFIANMLDSPRDAAVVSTIIDLGRNLGLEVIAEGVETMAQRDWLAAHNCAIMQGFLVAPGLNAEQIKTFPAQLDWHNLPLRNEKPAG; encoded by the coding sequence ATGGCACATGTACAGCTGAAGATCGTGCCCAGCACGCAGATTCTGCTGGTGGTGGATGACCGCCCGGAAAACCTGGTGGCCATGCAGGCTCTGCTGGAAGAAGGCGACTGGCAACTGCGCTGTGTCGACTCGGGCGAGAGCGCTCTGCAGTGCATGCTTGAAGAAGACGTTGGCCTGGTACTGCTGGATGTGCAGATGCCGCACATGGACGGCTTTGAAGTCGCGCGGCTGATGCGTGGCAACCCGCGTACGCGCTATACCCCGATCATTTTCGTTTCCGCCATCGCACAGACCCAGGATTCGGTGATCAAGGGTTACTCCACCGGTGCGGTGGATTTTATGCTCAAGCCGTTCGATCCCAGCGTATTGCGCCACAAGATTCACGCCCTGCTCGAGCATGAGCGCAACCGCAGCGAGCTGCTGCAGCTGACCCAGCAGCTGGACACCGCCCGGGCCTTCAATGCCTCGGTGCTGGACAACGCCGCCGAAGGCATCATGGTGGTGGGTGAAGATGGCCGTATCAATTTCGCCAACCCGGCCATGGCGCGGATGCTGGAAGGTTCGATCAGTGATCTGGAAGGCAGTGAAATGCTCTCCTATCTGGTCAGCCCGCAAGTGACCAGCGACTGGCGGCTGTCCGAGTTTTACCTGCGCTGGCGGCGCGGTGAGGCCTATCGCCTGCATGACGCCAACTTACGCACGCTGAACGGCGGACAGGTGCCGGTGGCGCTGTCCTGTTCACCCTTGCCACGTCTGCAGCACGCCATGGTAGTGATGGCACTGGATATGTCGGTTGTGCGCCACCTGCATCAGCAACTGGAGTCACAGGCGATTACTGATGCCCTGACTGGTCTGCTCAACCGGCGTGGTTTCTATCAGGCGCTGGAGTCGGCTTTGTCGCGGATCGAACGCAGCGGCCAGCGTATGGCGGTGCTTTATCTCGATCTGGATGGCTTCAAGCGGATCAATGACTCCCTCGGCCACGACGTGGGCGACCGCTTGCTCAAACTGGTCGGTGAACAGCTAAAGGCCAGCCTGCGTTCCTATGACAGCCTGGCGCGGATTGGCGGCGATGAGTTCACTGCCCTGCTCGACAGCCTGGAGCACCCGGAAGACGCCGCGCGCATCGCCGAAAAGCTGATCGAGCAGGTGTCGGTGCGGCATAACCTTGACGGTATCGAGGTGACTCTGGGCGCGAGTGTGGGCATTGCCTGTTTCCCTGAGTGTGGGCAAACCGTGGAAGGCTTGCTGCGCGCCGCTGACATGGCCATGTATGAGGCCAAGCGCACCGGTCGTCAGCAGTACCGCTTTTTCTCACAGGAAATGAACGGCCGCGCGCGCTCACGGTTGATGCTTGAGGAAAGCTTGCGCAACGCCATCGAGAATGATGATTTCGTCCTGGTCTACCAGCCGCAGATCTACCTGGAGAGCGGACGCCTGCGTGGCTTCGAAGCGTTGTTGCGTTGGCAGCATCGGGTTGCCGGCACCGTGGCGCCGGGGGTGTTTATTCCGCTGCTGGAGGAAACTCGTCTGATCAATCGCCTGGGTGGCTGGATCTTCCAGGCTGGGATCGAAAAATGCCAACAGCTGAGCCAGCAGTTCGGCAACGATCTGGTGCTCAGCCTGAATGTCAGCCCGGTGCAGTTCGGCATGCCGCAGCTGGTCGATGACCTGCGCCGGGTGCTTGAAGAGCACCAGTTGCACCCTCGACAGCTGGAAGTGGAAGTTACCGAAAGCGCGTTGATGCAGGATCTGGAAACCAGCCAGGAACAGCTGCGTCAGTTGCGTAAGCTCGGGGTGAAGATCGCCATCGATGATTTCGGCACCGGTTATTCGTCACTGGCTTACCTGCGTCATTTCGAGCTGGATACGCTGAAGATCGATCGCCTGTTTATCGCCAATATGCTCGACTCGCCGCGTGATGCTGCGGTGGTCAGCACCATCATCGATCTGGGCCGCAACCTGGGATTGGAGGTGATCGCCGAGGGTGTGGAAACCATGGCTCAGCGTGATTGGCTGGCAGCGCACAACTGCGCAATCATGCAGGGCTTTCTAGTCGCGCCGGGGCTAAACGCCGAGCAGATCAAAACCTTCCCCGCGCAGCTGGATTGGCACAATTTGCCGTTACGCAATGAAAAGCCCGCTGGCTAG
- a CDS encoding CHASE domain-containing protein: MDDRLIFLARKPWLPLWATLFVLVSLGSVSLWQWQALAQRDHQQRQQRFEVEALDISQRVVSRMQAYEMVLRGTSGLMAGSDHVSREEWERAIDQLQLQDRYPGIQGLAWARYVAHEQLETFLAAEHAAGRESFRVFPSGQREHYLLIDYISPLDWRNRRALGFDMLSEAVRRAAVDQAMDSGVATLSAPVTLLQETEENVQAGVLLYLPVYQPGRPLSTPEERRAAVLGTLHAVFRSHDLMEGILGAQSSRFAITLRDQQAPDMLLLSGGIEGADADASFRHAIELPLYGRNWLLEVSSTAVYNAEQANPEGHASLWLGLVAAALLALLVGGYLYLRERELHANHLATNQLREREERFRLLIERLPVATLLCNAQGRIEMANRSAADLLDSTPEGLVGERVKRFLPSIEQLSSLAIDRDSAELSNEYQARRDLGEEVPVALSLSVLGDSGGVNYLINLIDLRARKGAEERFRLVVEASPNAIVLIDENGCIAMVNRQTEQLFGYDREALLAQPVEILLPTALRGSHVPMRQGYQRNPEPRRMGNNRELFGQHRDGRQIPLEVGLSPISGGEGALVQAVIIDISERKAAEQRLRDQAEQLILANRYKSEFLANMSHELRTPLNSILILSDQLRLNSAGNLTEKQAKHADIVHRAGSDLLQLINDVLDLAKVESGRMQLKLEPLNMQDVLVELDASLRPMAEIKGLRLHTQLEAGVPRVIHTDRVRLQQILRNLLSNALKFTEHGEVSLTVSCASGEPEEGYERLNFSVRDSGIGIPAEQHEQIFQAFQQIDGSTSRRFGGTGLGLAITRQLVLAMDGEINLQSTLGEGSCFTVLLPVRVVAQTQVESAVDAPQRSGEGPAVLIVEDDVNFAAVLAEEAHAHGFASVHCRSGVQALNLLQSERFSAVILDILLPDISGWQLFRRLRSQASHRITPVHIISCVPQPADWNDDGTRYLVKPIQRADLEQVFVDLQQLDQSPAQRLLLVEDVEVEREHYREHLQQLGFDVQACSRADEAQRAYAGGMFSALVIDLDLPDQDGFELLETLDRQRPLNGTRVVINTGVDVTRQTLQRLRRYSAVVVHKHGENMQELSEAVQGFLGSVRDPVRAVTSRIDNPLEGRRVLLVDDDVRNVYALTALLDEVGLIISSAKDGQEAINSYEREPFDLILMDMAMPTMDGYTATRLLKTEHGCRIPIIALTAHAMKGDREKCITAGADDYLAKPVSREALLELLVRWLGAADPRTGSFEASAAPPQ, translated from the coding sequence ATGGACGATCGACTCATATTTCTCGCCCGTAAACCCTGGCTACCCTTGTGGGCCACTCTGTTTGTGCTGGTCAGCCTTGGCAGCGTGTCGCTCTGGCAATGGCAGGCTTTGGCTCAGCGTGACCATCAACAACGTCAGCAACGGTTTGAGGTGGAAGCGCTGGATATCAGCCAGCGCGTCGTCAGTCGCATGCAGGCGTATGAAATGGTGTTGCGCGGTACGTCGGGCTTGATGGCGGGCAGCGACCATGTGTCGCGTGAAGAATGGGAACGCGCGATTGATCAGCTGCAGTTGCAGGATCGATACCCCGGTATTCAGGGGCTGGCGTGGGCCCGCTATGTGGCTCATGAACAGCTTGAAACGTTCCTCGCCGCGGAACATGCGGCTGGGCGTGAGAGCTTCCGCGTGTTTCCGTCGGGTCAGCGTGAACACTACCTGTTGATCGATTACATCAGCCCCTTGGACTGGCGCAATCGAAGGGCTCTGGGTTTTGACATGCTCAGCGAGGCCGTACGCCGAGCGGCGGTTGATCAAGCCATGGACAGTGGCGTTGCAACCCTGAGCGCGCCGGTCACTCTGCTGCAGGAAACCGAAGAAAATGTGCAGGCCGGCGTACTGTTGTACCTGCCGGTGTATCAGCCTGGTAGGCCGCTGAGTACCCCCGAGGAGCGGCGCGCTGCTGTGCTCGGCACGCTCCACGCTGTCTTTCGCAGCCATGATTTGATGGAAGGGATTCTGGGCGCCCAGTCCAGCCGTTTTGCTATCACCTTGAGGGATCAGCAGGCTCCCGACATGCTGTTGCTCAGCGGTGGGATAGAAGGCGCTGACGCGGACGCCTCGTTCCGTCATGCCATCGAGCTGCCCTTGTACGGGCGTAATTGGTTGTTGGAAGTTAGCAGCACGGCCGTCTATAACGCCGAGCAGGCCAACCCAGAGGGGCATGCCAGCCTGTGGCTGGGGCTGGTGGCTGCCGCCTTGCTGGCCTTGCTGGTTGGCGGCTACCTGTATCTGCGCGAACGTGAGTTGCATGCCAACCACTTGGCGACCAACCAGTTACGGGAGCGTGAAGAACGCTTCCGTCTATTGATTGAGCGCCTGCCTGTGGCCACCTTGCTGTGCAACGCCCAGGGGCGGATCGAAATGGCCAACCGCAGCGCCGCCGACTTACTCGACTCAACACCCGAAGGATTGGTCGGGGAGCGGGTCAAACGCTTTTTGCCCAGTATTGAGCAGCTCAGTTCGCTGGCGATTGATCGTGACAGCGCTGAGTTGTCCAACGAGTACCAAGCACGCCGCGACCTTGGGGAAGAAGTGCCGGTGGCGCTCAGTCTGAGCGTGTTGGGCGATTCGGGTGGTGTCAATTACCTGATCAACCTGATTGATCTGCGCGCCCGTAAAGGCGCCGAAGAGCGCTTTCGCCTGGTGGTCGAGGCCTCTCCCAATGCCATTGTGTTGATCGACGAGAACGGCTGTATCGCCATGGTCAATCGGCAGACCGAGCAGTTGTTTGGGTATGACCGTGAGGCCTTGCTGGCGCAACCGGTGGAGATCCTGCTGCCCACTGCTTTGCGTGGCAGCCATGTGCCGATGCGCCAGGGCTATCAGCGCAATCCGGAACCGCGGCGCATGGGCAATAACCGCGAGCTGTTCGGCCAGCATCGCGATGGCCGACAGATTCCACTGGAGGTGGGGCTGTCGCCGATCAGTGGGGGTGAGGGGGCGCTGGTACAGGCGGTGATCATCGACATCAGCGAGCGCAAAGCCGCCGAGCAGCGCCTGCGCGATCAGGCCGAGCAGCTGATTCTGGCCAATCGCTACAAGTCGGAATTTCTCGCCAATATGTCCCACGAGCTGCGCACGCCGCTCAACAGCATCCTGATCCTCAGCGACCAGCTGCGCTTGAACAGTGCCGGCAACCTGACCGAGAAACAGGCCAAGCATGCCGATATCGTGCACCGTGCCGGCAGCGACTTGCTGCAGTTGATCAACGATGTGCTTGATCTGGCCAAGGTCGAGTCCGGGCGTATGCAGCTCAAGCTCGAGCCGCTGAACATGCAGGATGTTCTTGTCGAGCTGGATGCCAGCCTGCGGCCGATGGCCGAGATCAAGGGCCTGCGCCTGCACACGCAACTGGAGGCCGGAGTGCCGCGGGTGATTCACACGGACCGCGTCCGCCTGCAGCAGATTCTGCGTAACCTGCTGTCCAACGCCCTGAAGTTTACCGAGCATGGTGAAGTCAGCCTGACCGTATCCTGCGCCAGTGGTGAGCCGGAGGAGGGCTATGAGCGGCTCAATTTCAGCGTGCGCGACAGCGGTATTGGTATCCCTGCCGAGCAGCATGAGCAGATATTTCAGGCCTTCCAGCAGATCGACGGCTCCACCAGTCGACGCTTCGGCGGCACCGGGCTGGGTCTGGCGATTACCCGCCAGCTGGTGCTGGCGATGGACGGCGAGATCAACCTGCAAAGCACCTTAGGCGAGGGCTCCTGCTTTACCGTGCTACTGCCGGTGCGAGTGGTGGCGCAGACTCAGGTGGAGTCGGCCGTGGACGCGCCGCAGCGCAGTGGTGAAGGCCCAGCGGTACTGATTGTTGAAGACGACGTGAATTTTGCCGCGGTGCTGGCCGAAGAGGCGCACGCCCATGGCTTTGCCAGCGTGCATTGCCGCTCCGGGGTGCAGGCGCTCAACCTGCTGCAAAGCGAGCGTTTCAGTGCGGTAATCCTGGATATTCTGCTGCCAGATATCAGCGGCTGGCAGCTGTTTCGCCGCCTGCGCAGCCAGGCCAGCCACCGCATTACGCCGGTGCACATCATCTCCTGCGTACCGCAACCAGCGGACTGGAACGATGACGGTACGCGTTACCTGGTCAAGCCGATTCAGCGCGCGGATCTGGAGCAGGTATTTGTCGACCTACAGCAGCTCGACCAGTCGCCAGCGCAACGCCTGCTATTGGTCGAGGATGTCGAGGTTGAGCGTGAGCATTACCGTGAGCATCTGCAGCAGCTGGGCTTTGACGTGCAGGCCTGCTCGCGTGCCGATGAAGCGCAGCGGGCATATGCAGGCGGGATGTTCAGCGCATTGGTGATCGACCTTGATCTGCCTGATCAGGACGGCTTCGAATTGCTGGAAACCCTCGACCGACAACGCCCGCTGAATGGCACGCGGGTGGTGATCAATACCGGTGTCGATGTCACCCGCCAGACCCTGCAGCGCCTACGTCGTTACAGCGCGGTGGTGGTGCACAAACACGGCGAGAATATGCAGGAGCTGAGCGAGGCCGTGCAGGGCTTTCTGGGCAGCGTGCGCGACCCTGTACGGGCGGTAACCTCAAGAATCGACAATCCACTGGAAGGCCGGCGCGTGTTGTTGGTCGATGATGACGTGCGCAATGTCTATGCCCTTACGGCTCTGCTCGATGAAGTCGGGCTGATCATCAGTTCGGCCAAGGACGGTCAGGAGGCCATCAACAGTTACGAGCGTGAGCCGTTCGATTTGATTTTGATGGACATGGCCATGCCGACCATGGACGGTTACACCGCCACCCGCCTGCTCAAGACCGAGCATGGCTGCCGCATTCCAATCATCGCCCTGACTGCCCATGCGATGAAAGGCGACCGGGAAAAGTGCATAACCGCTGGCGCCGATGATTACCTGGCCAAACCTGTCAGCCGCGAGGCCTTGCTCGAGCTGCTGGTGCGTTGGCTGGGTGCAGCTGATCCACGCACGGGCTCGTTCGAGGCATCGGCGGCACCGCCGCAGTAG
- a CDS encoding OmpA family protein, translating to MKLWRNLAVVTLGLGVLAGCTTNPYTGEREAGKAGIYGGVGAVTGAVIGAATSSKKDRGKGALIGAAVGGAAGGGYGYYVDTQEAKLRQTLQGTGVQVQRNGDDLKLIMPGNITFASNSADISSSFYPTLNSLVTVFKEFDKNGVDIVGHTDSTGSLELNQNLSNRRAQSVASYLSANGVAASRLSSYGAGPNQPIASNANEAGRAQNRRVEINLRPL from the coding sequence ATGAAGCTGTGGCGAAATCTGGCTGTTGTTACCCTCGGTCTTGGCGTACTCGCCGGCTGTACCACCAACCCCTATACCGGTGAGCGCGAGGCAGGCAAAGCGGGCATCTATGGTGGTGTTGGCGCAGTGACTGGTGCGGTGATTGGTGCGGCCACATCGAGTAAGAAGGATCGCGGCAAAGGTGCCTTGATCGGCGCTGCAGTCGGTGGTGCGGCCGGTGGTGGCTACGGCTATTACGTCGACACCCAGGAAGCCAAGTTGCGCCAGACCCTGCAGGGCACTGGCGTGCAAGTGCAGCGCAATGGCGATGATTTGAAGCTGATCATGCCGGGCAATATCACCTTCGCCAGCAACTCGGCGGATATCTCCAGCAGCTTTTATCCAACCCTCAATTCTCTGGTTACGGTGTTCAAGGAGTTCGATAAGAACGGTGTGGACATCGTCGGCCATACCGACAGCACCGGCTCGTTGGAGTTGAACCAGAACCTCTCCAACCGCCGTGCGCAAAGCGTCGCCTCTTACCTGAGCGCCAATGGCGTTGCGGCGTCGCGGTTGTCGTCTTATGGCGCCGGCCCGAATCAGCCGATAGCCAGCAATGCCAATGAAGCCGGTCGCGCACAGAACCGCCGGGTAGAAATCAACCTGCGTCCACTGTAA
- a CDS encoding MBL fold metallo-hydrolase, with product MQTAQPALIRETFPVGPLQCNCTIIGDPVTKKAIVVDPGGNPELIMARLEAHGLKVVSIIHTHAHLDHFLASGQMKEKTGATLHLHKEDQFLWDNLEMQCRMFGVPYTPVPAPDQWLSDDEELACGCGVALHTPGHTPGSMSFWFPQDKLLIAGDTLFKRGIGRTDLWGGDYSTIERSIKQRLYSLDEDATVVTGHGADTRLGDEMRENPFVRA from the coding sequence ATGCAAACCGCTCAGCCTGCGCTAATCCGCGAAACCTTCCCGGTCGGGCCTTTGCAGTGCAACTGCACAATCATCGGTGACCCTGTGACCAAGAAGGCCATCGTGGTCGATCCGGGTGGTAACCCCGAGCTGATCATGGCGCGTCTTGAGGCTCATGGCCTGAAGGTGGTGAGCATCATTCATACCCACGCCCATCTGGATCACTTTCTCGCCTCGGGGCAGATGAAGGAGAAGACCGGGGCGACCCTGCATCTGCATAAAGAGGATCAGTTCCTCTGGGACAACCTGGAAATGCAGTGCCGCATGTTCGGCGTGCCTTACACGCCGGTGCCGGCACCGGATCAGTGGTTGAGTGATGATGAGGAGTTAGCCTGCGGTTGCGGTGTGGCGCTGCACACGCCGGGGCATACGCCAGGTTCGATGAGCTTCTGGTTCCCCCAGGACAAGCTGCTGATCGCTGGCGACACGCTGTTCAAGCGAGGTATCGGCCGTACTGATTTGTGGGGCGGCGATTACTCGACCATTGAGCGTTCGATCAAGCAGCGCCTGTACAGCCTGGACGAAGACGCCACGGTGGTTACCGGCCATGGCGCCGATACGCGGCTGGGTGATGAAATGCGCGAGAACCCGTTTGTCCGCGCCTAG
- the hsdR gene encoding EcoAI/FtnUII family type I restriction enzme subunit R — MDKKSLSERDICSKYIAPAIQQAGWDMHKQVLEEFGFTKGRIIVRGKLHSRGEHKRADYVLSYQKNLPIAVIEAKDNKHSVGSGMQQALGYAEALDVPFVFSSNGDGFLFHDRSGTGTQVETELRLDQFPSPDELWQRYCQWKGLDDQAQHKVAAPYYDDGSGRTPRYYQMNAINRTVEAVARGQDRVLLVMATGTGKTYTAFQIIWRLWKSKQKKRILFLADRNILVDQTKNNDFKPFGQAMTKIAKRQIDTSYEIYLSLYQAVTGAEEEMNVYKQFSRDFFDLIVIDECHRGSAAEDSAWREILDYFSSATHVGLTATPKETKEVSSITYFGEPVYSYTLKQGIEDGFLAPYKVVRIDFDKDLQGWRPPKGMLDKNGELIEDRIYNLKDMDRTLVIEARTQLVAQKVTEFIKATDSFQKTIVFCDDINHAERMRQALVNLNPERVAENRKYIMRITGDDQEGKAELDNFINPEERYPVIATTSKLMTTGVDAQTCKLIVLDQHIKSMTEFKQIIGRGTRINEDYGKYWFTIMDFKKATELFADPAFDGDPVVVYAPEGSEPPVPPDDLLEGDGISAGSDAEGDDLDFTGEDGGKKRIKYVIDSIPIYVIAERVQYYGPDGRLITESLHDYTRACVQKQFASLDDFLRRWSDAEQKKAIIDEMAAQGVMWEALAEEVEKKQGKPLDPFDLICHVAFDQPPLSRKERAEQVKKRNYFAKYSGAARQVLEALLDKYADTGIEHIEDFQILTIPPFKEMGSIKELVDVFGGKPAYKKAIHELEDALYAS, encoded by the coding sequence ATGGACAAAAAGTCGCTTTCCGAACGGGACATTTGCAGCAAGTACATCGCCCCCGCTATCCAGCAAGCCGGCTGGGACATGCACAAGCAAGTGCTCGAAGAATTTGGCTTTACCAAAGGCCGCATCATCGTCCGCGGCAAGCTGCACAGCCGTGGCGAACACAAGCGCGCCGACTACGTCCTCAGCTACCAGAAGAACCTACCCATCGCCGTGATCGAGGCGAAGGACAACAAGCACTCCGTTGGTTCCGGCATGCAGCAAGCCTTGGGCTATGCCGAGGCGCTGGATGTGCCGTTCGTGTTCTCCAGCAATGGCGATGGTTTTCTATTCCATGACCGCAGTGGCACCGGTACCCAGGTCGAAACCGAACTGCGCCTCGACCAATTCCCCAGCCCGGATGAACTCTGGCAACGCTACTGCCAGTGGAAGGGGCTGGACGACCAAGCCCAGCACAAGGTTGCCGCGCCCTATTACGACGACGGCTCTGGGCGCACCCCGCGCTACTACCAGATGAACGCCATCAACCGCACGGTTGAGGCCGTGGCCCGTGGACAAGATCGCGTGCTGCTGGTGATGGCCACCGGCACTGGCAAAACCTACACCGCGTTCCAGATCATCTGGCGACTGTGGAAGTCCAAGCAGAAGAAACGCATCCTGTTTCTTGCCGACCGCAACATCCTGGTCGACCAGACCAAAAACAACGACTTCAAGCCGTTCGGCCAGGCGATGACCAAGATCGCCAAACGCCAGATCGATACCTCCTACGAGATTTACCTGTCGCTCTATCAGGCCGTCACCGGCGCTGAAGAAGAGATGAACGTCTACAAGCAATTCTCCCGCGACTTCTTTGACCTGATTGTCATCGACGAATGCCACCGTGGCAGCGCCGCCGAGGATTCCGCCTGGCGCGAGATTCTCGACTACTTCTCCAGCGCCACCCATGTCGGCCTCACCGCCACACCGAAGGAAACCAAAGAGGTGTCGAGCATCACCTACTTCGGTGAGCCGGTGTACAGCTACACCCTCAAGCAAGGCATCGAAGACGGCTTTCTCGCGCCCTACAAAGTGGTGCGCATTGATTTTGACAAAGACCTGCAGGGCTGGCGGCCGCCCAAAGGCATGCTCGACAAGAATGGCGAGCTGATCGAAGACCGCATCTACAACCTTAAAGACATGGATCGCACCCTGGTCATCGAGGCGCGCACCCAGCTGGTGGCACAGAAGGTCACAGAGTTCATTAAGGCCACCGACTCGTTCCAAAAAACCATCGTCTTCTGCGATGACATCAACCACGCCGAGCGCATGCGCCAAGCCCTGGTCAACCTAAATCCCGAACGTGTGGCCGAGAACCGCAAGTACATTATGCGTATCACCGGCGATGACCAGGAGGGCAAGGCCGAGCTGGATAACTTCATTAACCCGGAAGAGCGCTACCCGGTTATAGCTACCACCAGCAAGCTGATGACCACCGGCGTCGATGCACAGACCTGCAAGCTGATCGTGCTCGACCAGCACATCAAATCGATGACCGAGTTCAAGCAGATCATCGGTCGTGGCACGCGTATCAATGAGGATTACGGCAAGTACTGGTTCACCATCATGGACTTCAAAAAGGCCACCGAGCTGTTTGCCGACCCGGCCTTCGACGGTGACCCGGTAGTGGTCTACGCCCCCGAAGGCAGCGAGCCGCCCGTGCCGCCCGACGACTTACTGGAAGGCGATGGCATCAGCGCTGGCAGCGACGCCGAAGGTGATGACTTGGACTTTACCGGCGAGGACGGCGGCAAAAAACGCATCAAATACGTCATCGACAGCATCCCCATCTATGTCATCGCCGAGCGCGTGCAGTACTACGGCCCGGATGGTCGGCTGATCACCGAATCGCTGCACGACTACACCCGCGCCTGCGTGCAAAAACAGTTCGCCTCGCTGGATGACTTCCTGCGGCGCTGGAGCGATGCCGAGCAGAAGAAAGCCATCATCGACGAAATGGCCGCCCAGGGCGTGATGTGGGAAGCCCTGGCCGAAGAAGTGGAAAAGAAACAGGGCAAGCCCCTCGACCCGTTCGACCTGATTTGCCACGTCGCCTTTGACCAACCGCCGCTGTCGCGTAAAGAGCGCGCCGAGCAGGTGAAAAAGCGCAACTACTTCGCCAAATATTCCGGCGCAGCCCGCCAGGTGCTGGAGGCGCTGCTGGATAAATACGCCGACACCGGCATCGAGCATATCGAGGACTTCCAAATCCTCACAATTCCGCCATTCAAGGAAATGGGCTCAATCAAAGAGCTGGTCGATGTGTTTGGCGGCAAGCCCGCCTACAAAAAAGCCATCCATGAACTGGAAGACGCCCTTTACGCCAGCTAA
- a CDS encoding restriction endonuclease subunit S: protein MKNVSREQILNLPIALPPLAEQHRIVAKFDQLIHLCNTLKQKITAANCKQAELLSALMAEV, encoded by the coding sequence ATGAAAAATGTGTCGCGCGAGCAGATCCTGAACTTGCCAATTGCACTCCCTCCGCTCGCAGAACAACACCGTATCGTTGCAAAGTTCGATCAGCTAATACACCTGTGTAACACCCTCAAGCAAAAAATAACTGCAGCCAACTGCAAGCAGGCCGAGCTGCTCAGCGCCTTAATGGCTGAGGTATAG